In the genome of Notamacropus eugenii isolate mMacEug1 chromosome 5, mMacEug1.pri_v2, whole genome shotgun sequence, one region contains:
- the LOC140507850 gene encoding LOW QUALITY PROTEIN: GTP-binding protein 10-like (The sequence of the model RefSeq protein was modified relative to this genomic sequence to represent the inferred CDS: deleted 1 base in 1 codon) — SAATVVHCSCLLLRKYGNFMDNLRLFAKGGAGGMGYPRLGGEGGKGGDVCFVARKGMSLKKIKDQYPQKRFVAGEGANSRISALKGEKGLDYEISVPASISVTNERGQIIADYAFTTLKLLLGKIVYKDFKQISVTDLPGLIEGAHMNKGMGHKFLKHIERTKQLLFVVDVSEFQLSSKTKFRSAFETVILLTKELEVYKEDLVMEPLILKVNKMDLPDAKDKFSELVNQLHNPKDFSYLFEKDEIPGKTMKFQHIIPVSAQTGEGIEELKNCLRQSIDEQSDQDNEKLSKTQLLNLQNSKLSYVDPSLKYARVEITKCH; from the exons TCCGCCGCCACCGTGGTGCATTGCAGCTGCTTGCTCCTGAGGAAGTATGGAAACTTCATGGACAATCTAAGACTCTTTGCAAAGGGAGGAGCTGGTGGAATGGGTTATCCTCGATTAGGTGGAGAAGGAGGCAAAGGTGGTGATGTCTGTTTTGTAGCCAGAAAAGGaatgagctta aaaaaaattaaagatcaaTATCCCCAGAAACGGTTTGTGGCAGGAGAAGGAGCAAACAGTAGAATCAGTGCattaaagggagagaaaggcCTGGATTATGAAATATCTGTACCTGCGAGCATTTCGGTAACCAATGAGAGAGGCCAAATT ATTGCAGATTATGCATTTACAACGTTAAAACTTCTGTTGGGAAAGATTGTGTATAAAGATTTCAAACAGATATCTGTAACTGATCTTCCAGGCTTAATAGAAGGAGCACATATGAACAAAGGAATGGGACATAAATTCCTCAAGCATATAGAAAGAACCAAACAgcttctttttgttgttgatgtCTCTGAGTTTCAGCTTTCTTCAAAAACTAAATTCAGATCTGCCTTTGAAACTGTAATATTGCTTACAAAAGAGCTGGAGGTGTACAAAGAAGACCTTGTGATGGAACCTTTGATACTCAAAGTTAATAAAATGGATTTACCAGATGCTAAAGATAAATTCAGTGAACTTGTGAATCAACTACATAATCCTAAagatttttcatatctctttgaGAAAGATGAAATTCCAGGGAAAACTATGAAGTTCCAACATATCATCCCAGTATCTGCACAAACAGGAGAAGGAATTGAAGAATTGAAGAACTGTCTAAGACAATCTATAGATGAACAATCTGATCAGGACAACGAAAAGCTCTCCAAAACACAGTTGCTTAATTTACAGAATTCAAAATTATCGTATGTTGATCCATCATTGAAATATGCTAGAGTGGAAATAACTAAAtgtcattaa